A region of the Struthio camelus isolate bStrCam1 chromosome 11, bStrCam1.hap1, whole genome shotgun sequence genome:
TAGTGTTACCATACTTGATAACATAGAAATTAGAATTGCCTATTGCATTAAATAAAGGAAAGATACTAGtggaagtgaaataaaatgtgCCCTTAGATAAGGAACATATTTGGACATATTTGGAAATCAGTAAAAATAATAGAATTTACTATATTCATCAAAGACATCACAAAAATGAATTTCCTTCCAAGCAGATTAGTATACCCTTCTTACGTTGTACAAACATTTCTCATACATTAGTCTATACtatatttttgcattatattttacAGAAAGGGGTTGGCTTAAATGATGACAATCAGCAAAGTTGGCTTTAGAAAGCTCTTTGTTCTACTGTACAGGCAGGCGGTAAAGGCAAGCTACATTTTACTGGCAAGTAGGTCATCTTAGACCTTAGAAATGTGAGAAACATTAGATTTAAAATATTGGTATGTAACACATTTCTGTGCAAAATAAATCAAACATTCTTCTAAGCTGCATAAATTTCTAAGACCTGATGCCTGtttgtaaagagaaaaaatgtaGCCAATATTCTGAAAAATCATGATCAACAGTAATGAATTTTTAATATGACATGTTAAGcattagaaataagaaaaatctacTGTTTGAATTTCCAGGTGACTGTTTTGATTTTAGAACCCCACCCATTCTAAATgtcttttccttgctgttctCTCGTTACACCGTATTTAGCACCTGAACAATAGGAGCTTCAGGAAGATCAACCTTAGATCCACCAGTCCCAAACCTGCACATATTGAAGGAAACAGTGCAAATCTCTGACTTCCAATAGTACAAACTCTTTGTTACCCGTTGGTGGAGGACCAAGGGCATATATTTCACTTACCCTTTTTTAAATCAGGAGCTGTCTAGCATGAGGACTGTAGGCTGCATTACAGCTTTCATGGAACAACAGGCACAGAGAGGCACTTACGTGACATGTTTAAAACTTATCTTTggtaaaaacacacacacacacacacacacacacacacacacacacacacacacacaaaatcttgTAACTGATGTTTTACTTCCTGATCATAAGAGAGATTTTTCATTTGCTACTAGTGTATCTGTGCAGATATCTAAACATATACAGGACATCACtagtataaaacattttttcaaatgcCACTGCTAAGAATTTGTCttaattcatttaaatgtaaCACATCCCtgggctttattttgctttttttttcttttctgactccATTTATTATGCACTTAAGCATCTGTGATCAATAACAAATTAACAATAGAAAGAAAGCCCCTATGTGCTCAATTTTCACCTTTGTCATTCTATTACCTTGTTTTTCAGGACAAATTTAATTAGAATAGCTACATCTCATAAAACTTTCACTATCCGTGAGTCAGATCCTGGGGTCCAACACCGCACTACTTAAGCAGCCAAATCTCTCACTCAAATCAGTGGAAATTTTGGATACTCAAAAAATGCTGAGTCTGCTCTCAGGAGGGATGTTTCCTGCTAACCGTCACTGAACAGTACTCCAGCGAGGTCCGTGACCTCAAGAGACTTCTAATGGGAGCTGAAAAGTGATCAGACAAGAGCCTATAGAGCAGAGCTCAGTCTACCAAGAGACAGTCAATCaatgcatattttcaaaatgtgctgAAAATAAATGTTGCTGAACTGAACGGATATAACTGAGGGATGATCCTGTCAGTTCAATGTACCCAGAACGCTATCATTTCTAAAATCAGGCATTTCTACTGAGAGGTATTTTATtggcttaatttttcattttcactatTTAAATTTTGCTTAAGAATTTTTTAGAACCTAGAACTTAGTGCATTTCATCTTATAAAATTAGAATAATTTATATCCATCTCTTTTTGTCCAAAAGCCAAGTACAGCCCAAACACATTTAGGGATATAAACACATCATGAATAACGATAGCAATCCTGCTTATTTTGCGATCTGCTTAATGGCGATTTCAGCATTGACCAACCAAGTAACATTGGCAACTTGCACAAAAACAAGTCCTGAAATCAAAAGGGATGATTAAACGTGTTTTAATGAGGCCTTTATTATGGAGAGAACTGGGAAGAGAGAGGGGTGTAGGTGCTGAGGAAGTTACTGCGCTACTAAACCATGCCACTTTGCACTGGTATGTGAAATGGGTATGGCTGGTAGATGATAGGTGGTTGTCCATGAGCAATGTAATAATTGCTGAAGTTTCTGTCACTGATATATGGAGCAGGCTGATAATAGCATGTTACATTGGCTGCATTTGGGATGATGTTTTGTTCTCCAAGCACTTTTAAAGCCAGAATTGTAATCATGTTCAGAGTTTGTCTTCGTTCATGTCCCATGAGACAGACTGTGCTCTCATTTACAACTCCGTGCAGAGTCATCAAGTAGTCatacttgcttttttcttccccaatgAAGTGGTTGCGCAGATATGACTCAATTTTCCTCTGCTGTTCAGCAACATCTGGAAAATCGATGAAGAACCTGGAGCACATGTAACGTTCCAGAGATTTAATTTCAGCCTCATCTGCTGGCTTAAAGTCACGAACCAGGAGATTGCTATACTTCAGAAGGCCGCCTCCTCTGATTTCCTCAGGGTTCCTGGTGGAAATGAGTTTGTACTTTAAGTGGTCCATTGCTTCATTGAAGTCTCCATACATACTCTCTGCAATAACGGTGGGGTGAGAGTCTTCTGTCAGTTTGCAGTCTGTTTCTCTGTAAACATTCAATATGGAGTCCAGTATTATTTGGAAGGAGTCGACACTAAACTCAAACTGCCGTCTGAGCGAGTTAACAAATTTTAATTCTACATTCTTGCCGCTGTTGTTTGACAGCGAGATGAGACTCCAGCGATCGTGGTCAGTGGAGACTTTGACCATCTTCTGCACATAGGCATCTTTCATGGTCTGAGcagtaattttttctttattaacacATTTTGGCAAAAAGTCCAATAGGCAATTTAGGACTGCCTCTTTAACGATCTGGAATTCGAGTTCACTTGGAAGTTCAACACCAAAAATGATATCTAGGTCCTTATAACTCGTTCCATTCTGCTTTACAAGGATGTGACTAGCTGTTGAACCATTCAGGCGGATATCTCGAACACTGATTTGCTTTTCGATGAGCTGTTCCTTTACTACACAAATGACATCCTTTGGTTTTACTTCCAGTGTTGGAAAATTTCCCCTTCCATGAATAGGTATTACCTCAGTTAATACTTGATCCAGAATTTTAATCTGATCCCAGGTGAGACTACTGAATCTGTGGTCTAAGCCCTCAGTCATTGTGAAGTCAGTTGGCTAACTAgggagaaacaaaaattaaaggaaaaatgttaagAATTTGCTCAAATACAAGAGCGCCTGACATTTTACTATGTTGTGACAAATATATACCTTACCTCCTTGCTGCTGTGACAAAGGAGTTCATTTGACACTGAAATACAATATGACTTTACTATCTGAGTCAACCACTGCACTTGTCACAGGCTCTTAATTGAATTTTAATGTAGTTGGACTTTAATCCTACCGAGAAACCACTGTGTTTTTGTATAATCCATGACTCAAAGTAAATGTAGTAAACTGTAtagatttcatttaaaactacTCAAAGGTTAATATTATGAAATACCTGGTGATTATAATGAAACTCCAAATAAACTTCACTGTGAAGATCTCAAATGAGCAAAATGAGCAAATTCAATTCTTTCTGTCCTGCCTGGAAATCTCCCTCTATCTTCAGTGACTTACACGCTTAAAGTTACTGAAAGactaggaaattattttaaaaagatcaagAATGATGCAACACGCTCATTCTTTATCTAGTGATATGCTTTGAATGTACTTTAGTCTCTCTGGCTCATCTATATGCGTGCATCCCTTAACGTTGCTTTTTATGGCTTAAGAACTGGATATCTGATAATTCTTAAGTTGTTTCCACATTATTTCTGAagacaaaatctttttcttctagcTAAGTCTCCCACAGCAATGTACCAATGTTGGAAGTTAGAGTTTGCAGAACTGATAACAAAACCACTTCCAGTCTGCATTGACACAATAAAATCTCCTAAGGAAGCCTATAAAGAAGTGCCTATAAAAGGTATGGGATATTCAGTATGGGATAAGGTATGGGATAGTTCAGGCTTTAAGGATTCCTCAGTTTAAAGTTATCTTGTCTTCATGTCATATTTAGCAGGCAGTTAGACTTTAGGatggattatttatttaaattttataatgagaaaaaaatgttgcaaaacCCACAACATTGGTTTTCAAATGTTCCTACCTGAACAGatgcaaactttatttttatgaatgtttTGTAATGGGAATGTAAATGCTTtaatttctaaatattatttAGGTATATTATGAATATAATTAAATACAATCATACAATTATATAATTAGCAGTGATTACAGTAATTAAGTAAATAAGAAGTACATTTAAGGagctatgaaaaagaaaaacatagctgAGGATTAGATGTCCAAGGTCTAGTGAAAGATGCCTATCTTCAATATTACCGTCTCCTGACATTAATTACAGAACTGGAACTGGTCAGAGGGCTAAAAAATTCCCCAAATCCATTAATATTATTTCATAATGTATCCCTTTCTCAATTCTTCTGGGGTAGTTCTTGCTCAAATCATTAGGCAAAGAGTTTTCC
Encoded here:
- the TENT5D gene encoding terminal nucleotidyltransferase 5D; translation: MTEGLDHRFSSLTWDQIKILDQVLTEVIPIHGRGNFPTLEVKPKDVICVVKEQLIEKQISVRDIRLNGSTASHILVKQNGTSYKDLDIIFGVELPSELEFQIVKEAVLNCLLDFLPKCVNKEKITAQTMKDAYVQKMVKVSTDHDRWSLISLSNNSGKNVELKFVNSLRRQFEFSVDSFQIILDSILNVYRETDCKLTEDSHPTVIAESMYGDFNEAMDHLKYKLISTRNPEEIRGGGLLKYSNLLVRDFKPADEAEIKSLERYMCSRFFIDFPDVAEQQRKIESYLRNHFIGEEKSKYDYLMTLHGVVNESTVCLMGHERRQTLNMITILALKVLGEQNIIPNAANVTCYYQPAPYISDRNFSNYYIAHGQPPIIYQPYPFHIPVQSGMV